The Agrococcus sp. SGAir0287 DNA window TGACGAGGTCGCTGGCCTGCCAGACCTCGCCCATGCCGCCGATGGCGATCCTCGACGTCAGCTGGTACCGCCCGCCGAAGGTGAGTCCGCTCGTTGGTCTCATGAGTTCAGCACCGCCTCGATGATCGCCCTGCCGATGGGTGCGGCGACCTCGTTGGAGGTGTCTGCCGCGATGTTCTGCTGCGGGACCACGACGACGGCGACGGCGACCTGGCTGCCGTCCGCCCCCTCCGCGAAGCCCGTGAACCAGAGGTTGAAGGGTCGGTCGCCCGACTCGTCGTTCTCCGCCGTGCCCGTCTTGCCGCCGACCGTCACGCCGGGGATGGCGGCGTTCGACGCCAACCCCTGCTGGACGCCCTGCACCATCAGATCCTGCATGGTCTGCGCCGTGGACTCGCTGACCGCCTGCCCGAGCGACTGCGGGGCGGGCTCGGCGAGCACGTCGAGCGTCTCGGTGTCGATGACCTCGTCGACGAGCTGAGGCTGCATGAGCTCGCCGTCGTTCGCGATGGCCGCGGTCGTCATGGCGACCTGCAGCGGCGTCACGCGCACGTCGTACTGGCCGAACGACGTCAGCTGCAGCTGCGCCGGATCGAGGTCCTCCGGGTAGGTGGAGGGCGTGACCGACATCGGGATCTGCAGCGACTCGCCGTAGCCGAACGCGGCAGCCTGCTCGGCGATCGCATCCTCGCCCAGCTGCTCGCCGAGCTCGGCGAACGGGATGTTGCACGAGTAGATGAGCGCGTTCGTGAGCGAGACCTGGTCGCCCTCGCCGCCGCGGCACGCCTGGCGCGTGGAGTTGTAGATGGGCGTCGACGTGCCTGTGAGGTCCAGCTCTGCCGGATTGCCGAAGGTCGAGTCGGGCGTGTACGAGCCCGACTCGATCGCCGCGGCGGTCACGACGAGCTTGAACACGGAGCCCGGGAAGTAGAGGTCGCCGCCGATGGCACGGTTCTGCAGCGGCTGGCTCGGGTCGGCGAGCATCTGGTCGTACGCGGCGATGACCGCGTCGGTGTCGTGGCTCGCGAAGATGTTGGGGTCGTACGTCGGCGTCGTCGTGAGCGCGAGGATGTCGCCCGTCGCGGGGTCGATCGCGACCGCCGCTCCCGTCGCGCCCTGCACGGCGGCGAGCGCATCCGTCGCCGCCTGCTGCGCTGCGGGGTCGATCGTGAGCTCGACCGAGGAGCCGGATGGATCCTGACCGGTGATGAGCTGCTCGACCTGCTGCAGGAACTGGCTCGACGCCTGCCCCGTCAGCTCGTCGTTCATCGCGCCCTCGATGCCGCTGTTGCCCTGCCCGAGCGAGTAGTAGCCCGTGACAGGAGCGTAGAGGGCGCCCTGCGGGTAGACCCGCTGCCACTCGTACTGGTCGCCCGACTCGACGCTCTGCGCCACCGGCACGCCGTCGACGAGGATCGCGCCGCGCTCTGCGGCGAAGGAGTCGAGGATCGTGCGCCGGTTGTTCGGGTCGTCGCGCAGCTGGTCGGCCTGCGCCCACTGGATGATCGACGACGAGCCGAAGAGCGCGACGAACATGCACACGAGCAGCAGGCTCACGCGGGAGAGCTCGCGATTCACGAGGTGACCACCCTTCGTTGCAGTCGCACGGTGTCGCTGAGCCGCAGCAGCAGCGCCACGATGATCCAGTTCGCCACGAGCGACGATCCGCCCGCGGCCATGAACGGGGTCGTGAGGCCCGTGAGCGGGATGACGCGCGTCACGCCGCCGACGACGATGAACACCTGCAGCGCGATGACGAACGCGAGGCCCACGGCGAGCAGCCTCGTGAAGTCGTCCGAGCCGAGGTAGCCGACGCGCATGCCGCGCGAGACGAGCACGAGGAAGAGCGCGAGCACGGCGAACATGCCCACCATGCCGAGCTCCTCGCCGATCGACGCCATGATGAAGTCCGACTCGGCGTGGGGCACGAGGTCGGGGCGACCGAGGCCGAGACCCGTGCCGAGGAGGCCGCCGGCGGCCATGCCGAAGATGCCGGTGACGAGCTGGAACGAGCCGCCCGTGCGGTCGAGGACGTCCTGGTCGAACGCGCGCAGCCATCCGTCGACGCGCGACTCGACGCGGCCGATGCCGAGGCCCTCGAGCGACGCAGGGTCGAGGCGCAGCAGCGCGATGGCGGCGACGACGCCGAGCACGGCCGCGAGCACGCTCGAGACGATCCAGCCGATCCCGCCGTCGCTGCGCCAGCGCTGCAGCGCCATGACGGCGAAGGAGCCCAGGATGCCGAGCACGGTCACGACGATGACGCCGATGCCGAGCCGCTGCATCCACTCGGCGTCGCCGCGCGTGAGCAGCCACAGCAGCCCGCCGGCGAGCACGACGAGCAGCAGGCCGATGATGATCCAGGAGCGTCGACCGGTCGACACGTAGAGCATGACCGTGAAGAGGCCGAAGTACAGCAGGCCCGTGCCGAGGTCGCCCTGCACGACGAGCACCATCATGCAGACGGCCCAGACGACGGCGATCGGGCCGAGGTCGCGCAGGCGGGGCAGCTGCAGCCCGAGCACCTTGCGGCCGACGATCGAGAGCGAGTCGCGTGCGGTGACGAGGTAGCCGGCGAAGAACACGGCGAGCGCGATCTTCGCGATCTCGCCGGGCTGGAACGAGAACGAGCCGACGCGGATCCACACCTGCGCGCCGTTGATGGTCGCGCCGATGCCGGGGAGCATCGGCAGCAGCAGCAGCACGAACGCGACCGCCATCGCCGTGAAGCGGTACCGCAGCAGCACGCGATGGTTGCGGATGACGAGCAGCACGACGATCGCCGCGGTCATGGCGACCGCGGCCCACACGATCTGCCGGATGCCCGCCGCATCCCACCCGAGGTCGCCGCGCGCGATGTCGATGCGGTAGATCATCGCGATGCCGATGCCGTTCAGCACGGTCGCGATCGGCAGCAGGAAGGGGTCGGCGTCGCGTGCGACGAACCGCAGCACGACGTGCATGACGAGGGTCATCGCGGCGAGGCCGCCGAAGAGGTAGAGCAGCGTGAGGTCGACGGTCTCGAGCGCGCCGATCTGCACGAGCGTCATCGCGCCGCCCGCGATCGCCCACGCGATGACGAGCAGGAACAGCTCGAGCGCCCGCATCTTCTGCGGGTTGCGGATGCGGACGCGGATCGCCTCGGTCGCGTCGCGCAGCTGGATCATGCCGGTCTGCAGCGCGTTCGTCATGGCGACGACACCTCCAGCCGGTCGACGATCCGCTGCGCCGCGTCGAGGCTGTCGGCGTTGATCGTCTGCTCGATGCGCTGCTGCTCGAACTCCGTCAGCTCCGAGAGCTCGATGTTCGTGACCTGCACCTCGGAGGAGAGCACGATCGGGCCGACGTCGCTCTGCACGCCCTGGTAGATCGTCACGTAGCCCTCGTCGTTCGCGCCGACGAAGTAGTGCGTCTGCGTCCACGCGTAGAAGCCGAGCGCACCGCCGACGACGGCGATCACGGCGAGCGCGACCCCGACCGCCCAGGTGATGCGGCGGCGCAGCTTCCATCGGCGGTGCTCGGCGAGCAGCTCGGCGAGGTACTCCTCGCTCTCGGGCTCGAAGTGCTCGTAGGCGGGCTGCTGCCTGGCCTGCACGGGATGCAGCAGCAGCTGCGTGAGGCTCATGGGCGTCGCCTCGGGCTCGGCCGCCTCGTAGTCGATCTCGCTCGCGGCACTGCCGACCATCTGCGGCTCGACGCTCGAGACGGGCGACTCGTCGACGTCGACGACGACGACCGTCACGTTGTCGGGGGCACCGTGGCTCAGCGCCTCCTGCACGAGACGGTCGGCGGTCGCGGCCGCGTCGCGGCGCTGGCCGAGCAGCTGCGCGAGCCTCGCCTCGCCGACGACGCCCGAGAGCCCGTCGGAGCACACGATCCAGCGATCCCCGGGCAGCGTGTCCTCGACGATGCCGTCGATCTCGGGGTGGGTCTCGATGTTGCCGAGCACGCGCATGACGACGTTGCGCCGTGGATGGGTCTCCGCCTCCTCGCGCGTGATGCGGCCCGCCTCGACGAGCTTCTGCACGAAGGTGTGGTCGGTGGTGATCTGGGTGAGGGCGCCGACGCGGTACCGGTAGATGCGCGAGTCGCCGATGTGGGCGATCGCCATGCGGTCGCCGACGCGGACGATGCCCGAGACCGTCGTGCCCATGCCCGCGAGCTCGGGATGCTCCCGCATCGTCGACTGCAGGGTCTCGCCGGCCGCCTGGATCGTGCCCTTGAGGTCGTCGAGCGCCTCCTCGGCGCTCGCGTGCTCGCGGTCCGCGTCCCGCAGCCGCCGGATGGTCAGCGCGGAGGCGACGTCGCCGCCCGCGTGGCCGCCCATGCCGTCGGCGACCACGAACAGGTGGGCGCCCGCGTAGCCCGAGTCCTGGTTGTCGCTCCGGACCCTGCCCACGTGGCTGCGCGCTGCGGCGAGGGCCACGTCACCGCCTCAGCTCGAACGTGGTGGTGCCGATGCGCAGCTCCACGCCCGGGGTCACGGATGCCGAACCCTGCACGCGACGACCGCCGACGAACGTCCCGTTCGTCGAGCCGAGGTCCTCGATGCGCCACTCGTCGCCGCGCAGCACGAGGCGTGCGTGGTTCGAGGACGTGTAGTCGTCCTTCACCTGCAGGCCGGAGCCGCTCGATCGGCCGATCGTGAGACCCGTCGCGGGCAGGTCGATCTCGAGGCCGGCGCGCGGGCCGCCCGTCACGACGAGGCGCGACGCGGGTCGGCTCGCCGGCGCGGCGGCGCGCGAGCCGCGGCCCATCTGCGTCACCGTGGTCGCCGCGTCCGGCGACACGGCCGTCGCGCTCGATCGGGCGGGAGGCGCCGTCGGCGTCGGGCTCGGCGCGGGCGTGCTGCCCTGCTGCTGCAAGCGCGTGATGCGCGAGCCGAAGAGGTCGCTGCGCAGCGAGTAGATGACGATGAAGATGAAGACCCACAGCAGCACGAGGAATCCCACGCGCAGCAGCAGCAGCGTCAGCTCGCTCATCGGTCGCCCCTCGACTCCGCGAGCACGCGGTACACGAGCCGCGTCGACCCGATGTCGATGATCGAGTCCGGCTCGAGCAGCGACTTCTTCAGCCGCCGGCCGTTGAGCAGCGTGCCGTTCGTCGACCCGAGGTCGGTGATCTGCGCTCGCGACCCGTCCCAGACGATCTCGGCGTGCGAGCGCGAGGCGCCGGCGTCGTCGACCGTGATGTCGGCGTCGGAGCCGCGGCCGATGATCGTGCGGCCCTTCCGCAGCGAGACGCGGTTGCCCTTGATGTCGACGACGGCCCGCCAGGCGACCTCGCCCTTCGCGAGCTCCGCATCCACGGCGAGGATGCCGGTGGCGAGCGCGTCGTCGCGCTCGAGCGTCAGGTCGATGCCGCCGGCGAACGAGTACTGGTTCTCGGCGGCGTGCCTCTGCAGCGCAGACCGCAGCTCGTCGGTGAGCGACTCGCCCAGGCGCGACATGCGCGCGTGGTCCTCGGGGGAGAGGCGCACGGTGAGGCGGTTGGGCACGAGGATGCGGTCGCGGGAGACGACGGATGCGTTCGTGTCGAGCTCGCGCTTGAGGGCCGCGACGATCTCCAACGGCTCGACGCCGCTGCGGAACGTCTTGGCGAATGCGCCGTTGACGACCCGCTCGAGCCCGCGCTCGAAGCTGTCGAGGATTCCCACCGTCTTGTCGTGCCTCTCGTCTCGTGCGTCCCTCAGGGTACGGGATGAACGTAGCGAGCGCGTCGCAGCGCGCATCGGCGGACCCTTCGGCTCTGCTAGAGTCTCGTGGTTGGCTCGCAGCGATGCGGCCGCACGCGCGAGTGGCGGAATTGGCAGACGCGCTGGCTTCAGGTGCCAGTGCCCGCAAGGGCGTGGGGGTTCAAGTCCCCCCTCGCGCACGGAGCTCCTCGAGAGCGCATCGGAAGGCCCGGATCCTCGGATCCGGGCCTTCCGTCGTCCGTCGGCCGGCTCGCGGATGGGATCCTCGAGCCATGACGTTCGCGCTGCGCCGCCTGGACCACGGGGACTGGTCCGCCGTCGAGCGGATCTACGCCGAGGGCATCGCGACCGGCCTCGCCACGTTCGAGTCGACGACCCCGTCGGCCGAGGCGTTCCACGCGACGCGGATCGCGGCGCTCGGCAGCGTCGCGGAGCAGGAGGGCGTCGTCGTCGGCTGGGTCGCGGCGTCCCCCGTCTCCGCCCGCGCGGCGTATCGCGGGGTCGTCGAGCACTCCGTCTACGTCGCGCAGGAGGCCCGCGGCGGCGGCATCGGCGAGGCGCTGCTGCGCCGACTGCTGCAGGACGCCGAGGCGCGCGGCGTCTGGACCGTGCAGTCGTCGATCATCGCCGAGAACGTCGGCAGCATCCGCCTCCACGAGCGCGTGGGATACCGCGTCGTCGGCGTTCGCGAGCGCATCGGCCGCACGCCGGACGGCGTCTGGCACGACACCGTGCTCGTCGAGCGCCGCAGCGCGCTGCCCTGACTCGATCCCCTGTCCGGCGGGCGACGCGGTCAGGGACGGACGATCACCTTGATCGCCCGGCGCTCGTCCATCGCCCGGTACGCCTCCGCCACGTCCTCGAGCGGCACCTCCATGTCGAAGACGCGACCGGGGTCGAGCGAGCCGTCGAGCACCTCGGGCAGCAGCTCGAGGATGTACGGGCGCACGGGCGCGACGCCGCCGCGCACGCCCACGTTCGTCGAGAACAGCTGCCGGATGGGCAGCTCAGGGCCGCCGGCGGGCACGCCGACGAAGCCCACCTGGCCGCCGGGCCGCGCCGATCGCAGCGCCTGATCCATCGACTCGGCCGTGCCGACGCACTCGAGCACGACGTCGGGGCCGATGCCGTCGAACATCGCGTGGAGGCGCTCGGCGCCCTCGTCGCCGCGCTGGGCGACGACGTCGGTGGCGCCGAACGCGACCGCGAGCCGCTGCCGGTCCGCGTGGCGCGACATCGCGACGATGCGCGAGGCGCCGAGCCGCTTCGCCGCCAGCACGGCGCTGAGCCCGACGGCGCCGTCGCCGACGACCGCGACGGTCGAGCCCTCGCGCACCCCGCCCGACAGCGCGGCGTGGTGGCCCGTCGGCATGACGTCGGAGAGCGCGAGCAGGCTCGGGAGCAGCTCCGGCGCCGGGTCGCCGGGCACGACGACGAGGGTGCCGTCGGCGAGCGGCACGCGCACCCGCTCGCCCTGTCCGGCGTCGGCGAAGCCCTCCTCGCCCTCCGAGCCCCAGCCGCCGCCGTGCAGGCACGACGTCGTGATGCCGTTGCGGCAGTTCGCGCACTCGCCGCACGAGATGACGAAGGGCGCGATCACGAGGTCGCCCGGCTGCATGGTGCGCACGGCTGCGCCGACCTCCTCGATGACGCCGACGAACTCGTGGCCGATGCGGCGAGGCTCCTCAATCGGTCGCACCCCGCGGTAGGGCCACAGGTCCGAGCCGCACACGCACGCGGCCACCACGCGCACGATCGCGTCGCGACCGGTGGCATCCGGCCCCGTCCGCAGCGCCGGATCCGGCACGTCCTCGACGCGGACGTCGCGCTCGCCGTGGATGATCGTCGCTCGCATGGTGATGCTCCTCGCGTGGATGGGCATCCAGCCTGGCACGGTCGCAGCGGCGTGCCGTGTCCCTCGTCGAACCCGCACGAGAGCGGTGCGAGACGTGCAGGATGCCCGCGAGGCCGCGCTCACGTGCGGATTCGACGAGTCAGCTGGTGGGTCGCCCGGACTCGGCGGCGGTGTCCGCCCCCGAGCCGCGCACGAACGCCGCGAGCACGACGGCGCCGAGCGACAGGACCGCGCCCACGACGAACGCCGTGTGCACGCCCGCGCTGCTGGCGGCAGCAGCATCCGTCACGCCATCCGCCGCCGCAGCCGCCGCGCCGACGGCCATGAGCGTGACGAACAGCGCGGTGCCGGCGGCGCCGCCGACCTGCTGCAGCGTCGACATGAGCGCCGAGCCGTGGGAGTACAGGCGTCGTGGGAGCGAGCCGAGCGCCGAGGTGAGCAGCGGCGTGAAGACGAAGGCGATGCCTGCGTTCAGCGCCAGGTGCATGGCGATGACGAGCGAGGCGGGCGAGTCGGCGTCGAGCGTCGTCATCCACCACAGCGCCGCGCTCACGACGATCGCGGCCGGCAGCACGAGCGGGCGCGGGCCGAAGCGGTCGAAGAGGGCTCCGACGATCGGTGCGAGCACGCCCATGAGCACCCCGCCGGGCAGCAGCATGAGCCCCGTCGTGAGCGCATCGAGCCCGAGCGCGTTCTGCAGGTAGAGGGGCAGCAGGATCAGCGTGCCGAGCATGAGGCCGAACATGATCACGACGAGCACGACGGCGAGCACGAACGAGCGGGCGCG harbors:
- a CDS encoding peptidoglycan D,D-transpeptidase FtsI family protein; this translates as MNRELSRVSLLLVCMFVALFGSSSIIQWAQADQLRDDPNNRRTILDSFAAERGAILVDGVPVAQSVESGDQYEWQRVYPQGALYAPVTGYYSLGQGNSGIEGAMNDELTGQASSQFLQQVEQLITGQDPSGSSVELTIDPAAQQAATDALAAVQGATGAAVAIDPATGDILALTTTPTYDPNIFASHDTDAVIAAYDQMLADPSQPLQNRAIGGDLYFPGSVFKLVVTAAAIESGSYTPDSTFGNPAELDLTGTSTPIYNSTRQACRGGEGDQVSLTNALIYSCNIPFAELGEQLGEDAIAEQAAAFGYGESLQIPMSVTPSTYPEDLDPAQLQLTSFGQYDVRVTPLQVAMTTAAIANDGELMQPQLVDEVIDTETLDVLAEPAPQSLGQAVSESTAQTMQDLMVQGVQQGLASNAAIPGVTVGGKTGTAENDESGDRPFNLWFTGFAEGADGSQVAVAVVVVPQQNIAADTSNEVAAPIGRAIIEAVLNS
- a CDS encoding zinc-dependent alcohol dehydrogenase family protein; translated protein: MRATIIHGERDVRVEDVPDPALRTGPDATGRDAIVRVVAACVCGSDLWPYRGVRPIEEPRRIGHEFVGVIEEVGAAVRTMQPGDLVIAPFVISCGECANCRNGITTSCLHGGGWGSEGEEGFADAGQGERVRVPLADGTLVVVPGDPAPELLPSLLALSDVMPTGHHAALSGGVREGSTVAVVGDGAVGLSAVLAAKRLGASRIVAMSRHADRQRLAVAFGATDVVAQRGDEGAERLHAMFDGIGPDVVLECVGTAESMDQALRSARPGGQVGFVGVPAGGPELPIRQLFSTNVGVRGGVAPVRPYILELLPEVLDGSLDPGRVFDMEVPLEDVAEAYRAMDERRAIKVIVRP
- a CDS encoding PP2C family protein-serine/threonine phosphatase; this encodes MALAAARSHVGRVRSDNQDSGYAGAHLFVVADGMGGHAGGDVASALTIRRLRDADREHASAEEALDDLKGTIQAAGETLQSTMREHPELAGMGTTVSGIVRVGDRMAIAHIGDSRIYRYRVGALTQITTDHTFVQKLVEAGRITREEAETHPRRNVVMRVLGNIETHPEIDGIVEDTLPGDRWIVCSDGLSGVVGEARLAQLLGQRRDAAATADRLVQEALSHGAPDNVTVVVVDVDESPVSSVEPQMVGSAASEIDYEAAEPEATPMSLTQLLLHPVQARQQPAYEHFEPESEEYLAELLAEHRRWKLRRRITWAVGVALAVIAVVGGALGFYAWTQTHYFVGANDEGYVTIYQGVQSDVGPIVLSSEVQVTNIELSELTEFEQQRIEQTINADSLDAAQRIVDRLEVSSP
- a CDS encoding FhaA domain-containing protein, yielding MGILDSFERGLERVVNGAFAKTFRSGVEPLEIVAALKRELDTNASVVSRDRILVPNRLTVRLSPEDHARMSRLGESLTDELRSALQRHAAENQYSFAGGIDLTLERDDALATGILAVDAELAKGEVAWRAVVDIKGNRVSLRKGRTIIGRGSDADITVDDAGASRSHAEIVWDGSRAQITDLGSTNGTLLNGRRLKKSLLEPDSIIDIGSTRLVYRVLAESRGDR
- a CDS encoding FHA domain-containing protein FhaB/FipA; this encodes MSELTLLLLRVGFLVLLWVFIFIVIYSLRSDLFGSRITRLQQQGSTPAPSPTPTAPPARSSATAVSPDAATTVTQMGRGSRAAAPASRPASRLVVTGGPRAGLEIDLPATGLTIGRSSGSGLQVKDDYTSSNHARLVLRGDEWRIEDLGSTNGTFVGGRRVQGSASVTPGVELRIGTTTFELRR
- a CDS encoding GNAT family N-acetyltransferase; its protein translation is MTFALRRLDHGDWSAVERIYAEGIATGLATFESTTPSAEAFHATRIAALGSVAEQEGVVVGWVAASPVSARAAYRGVVEHSVYVAQEARGGGIGEALLRRLLQDAEARGVWTVQSSIIAENVGSIRLHERVGYRVVGVRERIGRTPDGVWHDTVLVERRSALP
- a CDS encoding FtsW/RodA/SpoVE family cell cycle protein gives rise to the protein MTNALQTGMIQLRDATEAIRVRIRNPQKMRALELFLLVIAWAIAGGAMTLVQIGALETVDLTLLYLFGGLAAMTLVMHVVLRFVARDADPFLLPIATVLNGIGIAMIYRIDIARGDLGWDAAGIRQIVWAAVAMTAAIVVLLVIRNHRVLLRYRFTAMAVAFVLLLLPMLPGIGATINGAQVWIRVGSFSFQPGEIAKIALAVFFAGYLVTARDSLSIVGRKVLGLQLPRLRDLGPIAVVWAVCMMVLVVQGDLGTGLLYFGLFTVMLYVSTGRRSWIIIGLLLVVLAGGLLWLLTRGDAEWMQRLGIGVIVVTVLGILGSFAVMALQRWRSDGGIGWIVSSVLAAVLGVVAAIALLRLDPASLEGLGIGRVESRVDGWLRAFDQDVLDRTGGSFQLVTGIFGMAAGGLLGTGLGLGRPDLVPHAESDFIMASIGEELGMVGMFAVLALFLVLVSRGMRVGYLGSDDFTRLLAVGLAFVIALQVFIVVGGVTRVIPLTGLTTPFMAAGGSSLVANWIIVALLLRLSDTVRLQRRVVTS